The following are from one region of the Arthrobacter sp. TMP15 genome:
- a CDS encoding TIGR01777 family oxidoreductase, with translation MKTVVIAGASGFIGKHFYRQFAAAGWRVRTVGRSGDAVWGDTAAISAELEGAQLLINLAGKSVSCRYSAANKAEIMRSRLDTTAELGRAVASCLHPPLDWFNASTGTIYRDARDKPQDEYDGEFGAGFSVEVARGWEETLALADVSGTRKIPLRMTIVLGPEGGAMRPINNLARWGLGGRMGDGGQKFSWVHVQDLFRAVTFLHNNREITGPVNIAAPQVISNSELMAAVQGKHKMPFGVPTPAWLLKLGAVLIRTETELVLKSRWVAAKKLQDAGFTWQYPDMESALVDS, from the coding sequence CCGTGGGCAGATCAGGTGATGCCGTGTGGGGTGACACAGCTGCCATCAGCGCCGAACTTGAGGGTGCCCAGTTGCTGATCAACCTGGCTGGCAAGTCAGTTTCTTGCCGTTACTCTGCCGCGAACAAGGCTGAAATTATGCGCTCGCGCCTAGATACCACCGCGGAGCTGGGACGAGCGGTTGCTTCCTGCCTCCACCCTCCCCTGGACTGGTTTAACGCCAGCACGGGCACCATCTATCGAGACGCTCGGGATAAGCCCCAAGATGAGTACGACGGCGAATTTGGCGCCGGGTTCTCCGTTGAGGTGGCGCGGGGCTGGGAAGAAACGCTTGCATTAGCGGATGTCAGCGGAACACGGAAGATTCCATTGCGCATGACCATAGTCCTGGGACCCGAGGGAGGGGCCATGCGCCCCATCAATAACCTCGCCCGTTGGGGATTGGGCGGCCGTATGGGAGACGGTGGGCAGAAATTTAGCTGGGTTCATGTGCAAGACCTATTCCGTGCCGTCACATTTCTGCACAACAACCGGGAGATAACCGGTCCAGTCAATATTGCGGCCCCACAAGTCATCAGCAACTCGGAGCTGATGGCGGCTGTCCAGGGTAAACATAAAATGCCGTTCGGAGTACCTACGCCAGCATGGTTACTCAAGCTTGGCGCCGTCCTGATCCGGACGGAGACTGAACTTGTTTTGAAGAGCCGCTGGGTTGCGGCGAAGAAGCTCCAAGACGCCGGATTTACCTGGCAATACCCGGATATGGAGAGTGCATTGGTGGACAGCTAG
- a CDS encoding DUF5107 domain-containing protein: MKSSSTLTVTTRTLELAELGEESALPSVQPLLAPPYTVGEGVPEEILAGVRWGRANNLYPYSMQENYTRETSATELTAVALENAHIKATFLPGLGGRLWELKDKASGKDLLHTSDRVQFANLALRNAWFAGGIEWNIGTRGHSPSTCSPLHTAIVRTPEGQEVLRMWEFDRLREVVFQIDAWLPAESKVLFTAVRIRNPNEKTVPMYWWSNAAVPQTPGTRVLAPAKQAFLSNYDGAMSRIDPTNVEGVDVTWPVNNGQAADFFFDIEPQERRWELAADADGDGLAMVSSEQLRGRKLFMWGESTGGHRWQEWLSPSNDGEPRRYAEIQSGLAQTQLEHVPMPAGASWQWVEAYGNAALDPALAAGAWDSALTHGAQRVETLVPRQGIADALSDAGRWADLPPTELLVAGSGWGALESGRRQHSDMEWVDESGTPFGAETLTTDQSPWLELLRANEGIVEKPFEASAAEAPSQPFGGAVSFVRGLDWEDLLTAGRNLSAEAAFHHAVMVHARASSRAADLAVVVGLYDRALGGSDAGEAGTGGDGIVGAGAPLSERSRELALRGKGLALLAAGEVKEGLHHLELACSTTYGTRALLIEAMTLAVENGAPQMALDLLANGPEAVASLGRVELLQAQALADVGESGQAAAILRAGIEVADLREGDNSIAELWQRVCPGEEVPGQYQFSLR, translated from the coding sequence ATGAAGTCCTCCTCCACGCTAACCGTCACCACGCGGACCCTCGAGCTGGCAGAACTGGGTGAAGAGTCCGCACTGCCATCCGTACAGCCTCTGCTGGCACCTCCGTACACAGTGGGTGAGGGTGTTCCGGAAGAAATTTTGGCCGGGGTGCGGTGGGGAAGGGCGAACAACCTCTACCCCTATTCCATGCAGGAGAACTACACGAGAGAGACAAGCGCAACAGAGCTGACCGCCGTCGCACTTGAAAATGCGCACATTAAGGCGACTTTCCTGCCCGGGCTGGGTGGACGGCTCTGGGAACTAAAGGATAAGGCCAGTGGCAAGGACTTGCTGCACACCTCGGACCGCGTTCAGTTCGCCAATCTGGCGCTGCGCAACGCGTGGTTTGCCGGCGGGATCGAGTGGAACATTGGCACACGAGGACACTCGCCAAGTACCTGTTCGCCACTGCACACAGCCATTGTGCGGACCCCGGAGGGCCAGGAAGTGCTCCGAATGTGGGAGTTTGACCGGTTGCGGGAAGTGGTGTTTCAAATTGATGCGTGGTTACCTGCCGAGTCGAAGGTGTTGTTCACTGCGGTGCGTATCCGTAACCCCAATGAGAAGACTGTGCCCATGTATTGGTGGAGCAATGCGGCCGTGCCGCAGACCCCCGGTACCCGGGTGCTTGCCCCCGCAAAGCAGGCTTTCCTCTCCAATTATGACGGGGCCATGAGCCGTATTGACCCCACAAACGTAGAGGGCGTGGATGTTACGTGGCCCGTCAATAACGGCCAGGCCGCTGACTTCTTCTTCGATATTGAGCCGCAAGAACGCCGCTGGGAGCTTGCCGCAGATGCTGACGGCGACGGGCTGGCCATGGTCTCTAGCGAGCAATTGCGGGGCCGGAAGTTGTTCATGTGGGGGGAGAGTACGGGTGGACACCGTTGGCAGGAATGGTTGAGCCCCTCTAATGACGGAGAACCTCGACGCTATGCGGAGATTCAATCGGGCCTGGCGCAGACCCAACTTGAGCACGTGCCCATGCCTGCCGGGGCGAGCTGGCAATGGGTTGAGGCCTACGGTAACGCGGCGCTGGATCCCGCGCTCGCCGCCGGGGCGTGGGATAGTGCGCTCACTCATGGAGCGCAGCGCGTGGAGACGCTGGTTCCACGGCAGGGCATTGCTGATGCCCTGTCCGACGCCGGACGCTGGGCTGATCTGCCCCCTACCGAATTGCTGGTGGCTGGCAGCGGCTGGGGTGCTTTGGAGAGCGGACGTCGCCAACACAGCGATATGGAGTGGGTGGATGAGAGTGGAACGCCCTTTGGCGCAGAAACGCTCACCACTGACCAGAGCCCATGGCTTGAGCTTCTCCGCGCCAATGAAGGCATTGTTGAAAAACCTTTTGAAGCCTCCGCTGCGGAAGCACCCAGTCAGCCCTTCGGTGGGGCGGTGTCATTTGTTCGGGGTCTTGATTGGGAGGATCTACTCACAGCAGGACGCAACCTTAGCGCTGAGGCTGCCTTTCACCATGCCGTCATGGTTCATGCGCGAGCATCCAGCAGGGCAGCGGACCTAGCTGTTGTTGTTGGTTTGTACGACAGGGCTCTTGGTGGGAGCGATGCTGGTGAGGCGGGCACTGGCGGGGACGGGATTGTTGGAGCAGGGGCGCCGCTGAGTGAGAGAAGCCGGGAACTGGCCTTGCGTGGTAAGGGGTTGGCTCTCTTGGCCGCGGGGGAGGTGAAGGAGGGCTTGCATCACTTGGAACTTGCTTGTTCCACTACTTACGGCACCCGGGCGCTGCTGATTGAGGCAATGACGCTGGCAGTGGAGAATGGCGCTCCACAGATGGCGCTGGATCTGTTGGCAAATGGCCCAGAAGCCGTTGCCTCGTTGGGCAGGGTGGAGCTCTTGCAGGCTCAGGCGCTTGCTGATGTGGGGGAGAGCGGCCAGGCTGCTGCCATTCTGCGGGCCGGGATAGAGGTGGCTGACCTGCGTGAAGGCGATAACTCAATTGCGGAACTCTGGCAGCGGGTATGTCCTGGCGAAGAGGTTCCGGGGCAATACCAGTTCAGCCTGCGGTAG
- a CDS encoding FadR/GntR family transcriptional regulator, with translation MNLSDSWTAAQSQIVRVSAAEAVFKALRTAIEDGALPVGTKLSSEAALAAQYGVSRSVIREALRSCTALGLTATQTGKGTFVIASQASRDLVLGKFSASSLVEARPHIEVPAAELAASRRTEHQLAEMRGIVEAMAEEEDPEAWVRLDSNFHAAIAMASGNDVFERVVNDIREAMAMASETINLITGRAHQSDLEHRAIVDAIDSGNSAAAGQAMADHLSAAHSALSTIMGVEHA, from the coding sequence ATGAACCTGTCAGACAGCTGGACAGCAGCGCAGTCACAAATCGTACGCGTCAGCGCCGCTGAAGCAGTTTTCAAAGCCCTCCGCACCGCCATCGAGGACGGGGCGTTACCGGTCGGCACCAAGCTCAGCTCCGAAGCTGCGCTCGCAGCCCAATATGGGGTCAGCCGCTCTGTGATCCGGGAGGCGCTGCGCTCCTGCACGGCGTTGGGACTGACAGCGACGCAAACTGGCAAAGGAACTTTTGTTATTGCCAGCCAGGCCTCACGCGATCTGGTGCTGGGTAAGTTCTCGGCCAGCAGCCTTGTTGAGGCCCGCCCCCACATTGAAGTGCCAGCCGCTGAGCTGGCTGCCTCGCGCCGGACAGAGCACCAGCTCGCCGAGATGCGCGGCATTGTGGAGGCGATGGCTGAGGAAGAAGATCCCGAAGCATGGGTTCGTCTTGACTCGAACTTCCACGCCGCGATTGCCATGGCCAGCGGCAATGACGTCTTCGAGCGCGTGGTCAATGACATCCGCGAGGCCATGGCCATGGCGTCCGAAACTATCAACCTGATCACCGGCAGAGCCCACCAATCCGACCTCGAACACCGGGCCATCGTGGACGCCATAGACAGCGGCAACAGCGCTGCAGCAGGCCAAGCTATGGCGGACCACCTTTCAGCGGCGCACTCAGCGCTGAGCACCATCATGGGAGTAGAACACGCATGA
- a CDS encoding asparaginase, with protein sequence MNHNKHPAHTPLAVQTRGELVESVHYGSLTAVGPDGVSLVSLGDPTARMYPRSALKPLIAVAMLRAGLELPTGQLALAAASHSGSAQHQESAATILANAGLSPENLRNSCDLPYGVAEREQWLRVGAKPTQLAQNCSGKHAALLATCRTNGWPLETYLHPDHPLAALIRSTVAELTGEKITAISTDGCGTEVFGLSLTGMARAFSGLVTAAPGTPERRVADAMRAHPDMVAGRGRDVTALMLAVPGLLAKDGFEGIQLIALADGSAVALKIADGGDRARMPAAVPALVALGVDPALLSAFNELPVYGGGRQVGELRGLPLTG encoded by the coding sequence ATGAACCACAACAAACATCCCGCCCACACCCCCCTCGCCGTGCAAACCCGCGGCGAGCTTGTTGAGAGCGTCCACTATGGGTCGCTAACGGCTGTGGGGCCCGACGGCGTGAGCCTGGTTTCGCTTGGAGATCCCACCGCGCGCATGTACCCCAGGTCCGCGCTCAAACCCTTGATTGCCGTAGCCATGCTCCGGGCTGGACTGGAATTGCCAACAGGTCAGCTGGCTCTGGCAGCCGCAAGCCATTCCGGTTCCGCGCAGCATCAAGAGAGCGCCGCCACGATCTTGGCCAACGCTGGGCTGTCACCTGAAAACCTGCGCAATTCCTGCGACCTGCCTTATGGCGTGGCTGAAAGAGAGCAATGGCTGCGCGTAGGAGCCAAGCCCACCCAACTGGCGCAAAACTGCTCCGGCAAACACGCCGCACTCCTGGCTACATGTAGGACGAACGGCTGGCCGTTGGAGACATACCTACATCCTGACCATCCCCTAGCGGCCCTCATCCGGAGCACGGTGGCTGAGCTGACAGGGGAGAAAATCACTGCCATCAGCACCGATGGCTGTGGCACGGAAGTGTTTGGTTTGTCCCTGACAGGGATGGCCCGGGCCTTTAGCGGTTTGGTCACGGCGGCTCCCGGCACACCCGAACGCAGAGTTGCTGACGCCATGCGTGCACACCCTGACATGGTTGCCGGACGCGGCCGTGACGTCACTGCCCTCATGCTGGCCGTGCCCGGACTGCTGGCAAAAGATGGATTCGAAGGTATCCAACTCATAGCCCTCGCTGATGGAAGCGCAGTAGCTCTGAAGATTGCCGACGGCGGTGATCGCGCCCGGATGCCAGCTGCAGTCCCAGCCTTGGTGGCATTGGGTGTGGACCCTGCATTGTTGAGCGCGTTCAACGAACTTCCCGTCTACGGGGGCGGACGCCAGGTCGGGGAACTGCGCGGATTGCCGCTGACCGGCTAA
- a CDS encoding aspartate ammonia-lyase yields MTQTIVSNPIAPTVAYRREHDLIGDRDIPVDAYWGVHTLRAVENFPITGIPLSNNTQLVNGLAMVKQAAAQANHELGLLDDVRAGAIIQACQEIIAGNLHEHFVVDVIQGGAGTSSNMNANEVIANRALEILGHQKGDYQHLHPNDHVNLSQSTNDVYPTAVNVATIFAAKSLVGAMEYLCDAFAAKAVEFRTVVKMGRTQLQDAVPMTLGQEFNTYAVTMGEDRARLAESTLLVHEINLGATAIGTGLNAPLGYSELACRHLVEISGLPLTTSVDLIEATQDVGAFVHLSGVLKRVAVKLSKICNDLRLLSSGPRAGFGEITLPAVQAGSSIMPGKVNPVIPEVVNQVAYEVIGNDVTITMAAEGGQLQLNAFEPIIVHSLVKSMRHLEAACTTLADKCISGITAHEDKLRAQVEHSIGLVTALNPVLGYAASTKIALEALASGRGVAELVLEHKLLTAEQLNELLRPEHLANLGD; encoded by the coding sequence ATGACTCAAACAATTGTTAGTAATCCCATCGCCCCAACAGTGGCCTACCGCCGTGAGCACGATCTGATTGGTGACCGGGACATCCCCGTAGACGCCTACTGGGGTGTACACACCTTGCGGGCGGTGGAAAATTTCCCCATCACAGGTATTCCACTCAGCAACAACACCCAACTTGTCAATGGACTTGCCATGGTCAAGCAGGCCGCCGCCCAAGCCAACCACGAGCTGGGTTTGCTTGATGATGTGCGTGCTGGCGCCATTATTCAAGCGTGCCAGGAGATCATCGCCGGGAACTTACACGAGCACTTCGTGGTGGACGTTATCCAAGGCGGGGCCGGAACGTCGTCGAACATGAACGCCAATGAGGTCATTGCCAACCGTGCTTTGGAAATCCTCGGCCACCAAAAAGGCGACTACCAGCACCTGCACCCGAACGACCATGTAAATCTGAGCCAGTCCACCAACGATGTCTACCCAACTGCCGTTAACGTGGCCACGATTTTCGCGGCAAAGTCGCTGGTGGGTGCCATGGAATATTTGTGTGATGCCTTCGCAGCCAAGGCAGTTGAATTCCGGACAGTTGTCAAGATGGGCCGCACCCAGCTGCAGGACGCGGTACCCATGACACTTGGCCAAGAGTTCAACACTTACGCGGTCACTATGGGGGAGGACCGCGCACGCCTCGCCGAATCAACGCTGCTTGTCCATGAAATCAACCTCGGCGCCACTGCGATCGGCACAGGGCTGAACGCACCCCTGGGCTATTCGGAACTGGCTTGCCGCCATCTGGTAGAAATCTCCGGGCTGCCATTGACAACCTCCGTTGACCTGATCGAGGCCACCCAAGATGTTGGTGCGTTTGTGCACCTGTCGGGAGTACTCAAGCGCGTGGCCGTGAAATTATCCAAAATCTGCAACGACCTTCGTCTGCTGTCCTCTGGCCCCCGTGCTGGCTTCGGTGAGATCACGCTACCTGCAGTGCAGGCGGGATCCTCGATTATGCCGGGCAAGGTCAATCCCGTGATTCCAGAAGTTGTGAACCAGGTTGCTTACGAGGTGATTGGTAACGATGTCACCATCACCATGGCTGCCGAGGGTGGTCAGCTTCAGTTGAACGCGTTTGAGCCCATCATTGTGCACAGCCTGGTCAAGAGCATGCGTCACCTGGAAGCTGCTTGCACCACGCTGGCTGACAAGTGCATCAGCGGCATTACAGCTCATGAGGACAAGTTGCGTGCACAGGTTGAGCACTCAATTGGCCTTGTCACAGCCCTCAACCCGGTTTTGGGTTACGCGGCGTCGACCAAAATCGCTTTGGAAGCGCTTGCATCCGGGCGCGGTGTTGCCGAGCTGGTTCTGGAGCACAAATTGCTTACCGCGGAACAACTCAATGAGCTGCTGCGCCCGGAGCACCTGGCCAACCTCGGCGACTGA
- a CDS encoding FMN reductase, producing MRQKVVVVSAGLGVPSTTRMLADQMGAKVLARLSARGIGAVLDVIDLREYAVDIANNMVTGYAGPALATVIERVGAADAMIAVTPTFSASYSGLFKSFFDVLDPKFIDSMPVLFGATGGSPRHSLVLEMAIRPLFSYLRANTMATAVYASPEDWGGSGTNPLEHRIGKGAGELAAVLAARLTSSKSSQGTTTDGTNAGTSTSGDSGQVEQDLVDASSHKDRRAQQIMATMSTLPFEELLAQTQRR from the coding sequence GTGCGGCAAAAAGTTGTTGTGGTTTCAGCCGGCCTTGGCGTTCCATCGACCACTCGAATGCTCGCAGATCAAATGGGTGCCAAAGTTTTAGCACGCCTGTCCGCTAGGGGAATCGGCGCTGTCCTGGATGTGATCGACCTGCGTGAGTATGCCGTGGATATTGCCAACAATATGGTCACCGGATATGCCGGTCCAGCGCTGGCCACCGTCATTGAACGGGTTGGGGCCGCGGATGCCATGATCGCTGTTACACCAACTTTCAGTGCCTCGTATTCAGGTTTGTTCAAGTCGTTCTTTGACGTCCTTGATCCAAAATTTATTGATAGTATGCCTGTGCTATTTGGTGCCACAGGCGGTTCCCCGCGCCACTCGCTGGTGCTGGAGATGGCAATCCGTCCACTCTTTAGCTACCTGCGCGCGAACACCATGGCCACGGCCGTTTACGCCTCGCCGGAGGACTGGGGCGGCTCCGGAACCAACCCCCTGGAGCATCGTATTGGAAAAGGCGCCGGTGAGCTTGCCGCCGTTCTTGCGGCTCGTCTGACTTCTTCCAAGAGCTCACAAGGTACGACGACGGATGGCACCAATGCTGGCACGTCCACTTCCGGTGACTCAGGTCAGGTAGAGCAGGACCTTGTGGATGCTTCCAGCCACAAGGACAGGCGCGCTCAGCAGATAATGGCCACTATGTCCACGCTGCCTTTTGAAGAACTGTTGGCACAAACGCAGCGACGCTGA
- a CDS encoding alpha/beta hydrolase codes for MTTSTASHSTAHQDEEPERPPSDAKHTRQIPDVPRRFFFLTMGAAAVTTAFQTNIAVDTKLTERTQYRITTPQNAENKSAALKFPGRTWYLLGGFRVSYRDSGRKLEALQSAMNRRASASYIGYSNEGIDIAQLFIAIQRDVFERKINTVYFYGDSFGGMAAVVLASLLTQTGIRVKLIVMGSSPSNVSDTLDPGSEYISLAGQVVPYLGLLGRLGAGIWGGLANPNGQGMYQAARSGISSSLDPNNNSLILSTTQATFLQAFPRQYDGGVPASTGIGLIYDPEDFIVNASSAIRGWEALLEKNPHFVYDVPHTGHASPEIHPEIYRTALTVVLDELDPPPVTSKPVQPIF; via the coding sequence ATGACTACCAGCACAGCATCTCACAGCACAGCGCATCAGGACGAGGAACCGGAACGGCCACCTTCTGATGCCAAACACACACGCCAGATTCCTGACGTTCCCCGCAGGTTCTTTTTCCTGACCATGGGCGCGGCCGCCGTAACTACCGCTTTTCAAACCAACATTGCCGTTGATACCAAGCTCACCGAGCGCACGCAATACCGGATCACAACACCGCAGAATGCGGAGAATAAATCTGCCGCATTGAAGTTTCCCGGTAGGACTTGGTATTTACTTGGCGGCTTTCGGGTCAGTTACCGTGACTCTGGCCGCAAATTAGAGGCCCTACAATCGGCAATGAACCGCCGGGCCTCGGCGTCCTACATCGGCTACTCCAACGAGGGCATCGACATTGCCCAGCTGTTCATCGCCATTCAACGCGATGTCTTTGAACGGAAAATCAACACTGTCTACTTTTACGGAGATAGTTTTGGTGGGATGGCCGCAGTGGTTTTGGCATCTCTGCTGACACAAACGGGTATCCGTGTGAAGCTGATTGTGATGGGCTCCAGCCCCAGCAACGTTTCAGACACACTGGACCCCGGCAGCGAGTACATCTCACTGGCCGGCCAGGTTGTCCCCTACCTTGGTTTGCTTGGCCGGTTGGGCGCAGGGATCTGGGGCGGGTTAGCCAATCCCAACGGCCAGGGCATGTACCAGGCCGCTCGCAGTGGAATTTCCAGCTCCCTTGACCCCAACAACAATTCACTGATCCTGAGCACAACCCAAGCTACATTTTTGCAGGCATTCCCGCGGCAGTACGACGGCGGAGTGCCCGCCAGTACCGGGATCGGTCTCATTTACGACCCCGAAGACTTTATTGTCAATGCATCTTCAGCGATTCGTGGCTGGGAGGCGCTTTTGGAGAAGAATCCGCATTTTGTCTACGACGTTCCACACACAGGTCACGCCAGTCCTGAGATCCACCCTGAGATTTACCGCACAGCGCTCACAGTGGTCCTTGATGAGCTAGATCCGCCACCAGTGACATCCAAGCCTGTTCAGCCGATCTTCTAG
- a CDS encoding GntR family transcriptional regulator, whose protein sequence is MKPLSGSHAINRQVLADHVYDEILESLMDGRLEPGASMSIDGTARELEVSPTPVREALARLEHTGLVRRVALKGYRVAPLFSSEDFAQLMEARLAIEPVTTRLACERMTPETLAALERSIHNLATALRGPSFAEFRDYFDADELFHRLIAENAGNPFMLAAYNALGGQVQRFRLFGGIGITDADHAISEHQAIFDALLSGDATLASEMMAAHVSKVRGRAMADAPES, encoded by the coding sequence ATGAAGCCTTTGTCCGGATCCCATGCCATCAACCGCCAAGTGTTGGCGGACCATGTTTATGATGAAATTTTGGAATCACTCATGGATGGGCGGCTGGAACCCGGCGCCTCAATGAGCATTGACGGGACGGCCCGGGAGCTGGAGGTTTCGCCCACTCCTGTGCGGGAAGCCTTGGCTCGGTTGGAGCACACCGGGTTGGTCCGTCGTGTGGCGTTGAAGGGGTACAGGGTGGCGCCGCTGTTCTCCTCTGAGGATTTTGCTCAATTGATGGAAGCCAGGCTTGCCATTGAGCCCGTCACCACCAGACTTGCCTGTGAGCGGATGACGCCGGAGACCCTGGCGGCCCTTGAGCGATCCATTCATAATTTAGCAACCGCCCTAAGAGGCCCCTCGTTTGCTGAATTTAGAGACTATTTTGATGCAGACGAGCTTTTTCATCGCTTGATTGCCGAAAATGCCGGTAATCCGTTCATGCTTGCTGCATATAACGCTCTGGGTGGCCAAGTCCAACGGTTTCGTTTGTTCGGCGGAATTGGCATTACGGATGCGGATCACGCAATTTCTGAGCACCAGGCAATTTTTGATGCCCTATTGAGCGGGGATGCAACACTTGCTTCGGAGATGATGGCAGCGCATGTCTCGAAAGTCCGTGGGCGGGCCATGGCGGACGCACCCGAGTCCTAG
- a CDS encoding sugar phosphate isomerase/epimerase family protein, which produces MAYTAENWPITAALLQFPGVDATGQHINDADASAWIEVFQEVKDAGFSNADLTDSWVRPGDLSAARLKEFKAAAEHAGIGIPVISAIRRSVIDESKWEDNLAYSHRTIDAAAALGCEVVSFGLHQALTAEQQKQLWFWTVQGHTDPVDDKATWNKAVSRLRELGKHAAESGILLSLEMYEDTYLGTADSSVQLVQDIDLANVGLNPDLGNLVRLHRPIEDWREMVAKTLPYSNYWHVKNYIRDENVARGSYVTMPAPMESGLISYREAFKVALSVGYQGIICTEHYGGDGLSVTASNQAYLRSQVLPKTDGYVLGASQVAQGRQEPAPASSLSAV; this is translated from the coding sequence ATGGCATACACAGCGGAAAACTGGCCCATTACGGCGGCCCTTTTGCAGTTCCCGGGCGTAGATGCCACAGGGCAGCACATCAACGATGCCGACGCCTCGGCCTGGATCGAAGTATTCCAGGAGGTAAAGGATGCAGGCTTTTCAAATGCAGACCTGACCGACAGCTGGGTTCGCCCCGGTGACCTGAGCGCTGCCCGCCTCAAAGAATTCAAGGCCGCCGCCGAGCATGCGGGAATCGGTATTCCCGTGATTTCGGCAATCCGCCGCAGCGTGATCGATGAAAGCAAGTGGGAAGATAACCTTGCCTACAGTCACCGCACCATTGACGCTGCAGCAGCACTGGGTTGTGAAGTTGTTTCCTTTGGTTTACATCAAGCGCTGACAGCCGAGCAGCAAAAACAGCTATGGTTCTGGACTGTGCAGGGCCACACCGATCCTGTGGACGATAAAGCGACCTGGAACAAGGCAGTTAGCCGACTTCGCGAACTCGGTAAGCATGCGGCCGAATCAGGCATCCTGTTATCGCTGGAAATGTATGAAGACACCTACCTTGGAACAGCAGACTCTTCCGTGCAATTGGTGCAGGATATTGACTTGGCCAACGTTGGTTTGAATCCCGATTTGGGGAATCTGGTGCGACTGCACCGCCCCATTGAAGACTGGCGGGAAATGGTGGCGAAGACGCTGCCATATTCCAACTACTGGCACGTCAAGAATTACATTCGGGATGAAAATGTGGCACGTGGCAGCTATGTCACCATGCCTGCCCCGATGGAAAGCGGCTTGATCAGCTACCGCGAAGCTTTCAAGGTGGCCCTGTCGGTTGGTTACCAGGGCATCATCTGCACCGAGCACTACGGTGGCGATGGCCTCAGCGTGACGGCGAGCAATCAAGCGTATTTGCGTTCACAAGTACTGCCAAAAACTGACGGTTATGTTCTCGGTGCCAGCCAGGTAGCCCAAGGGCGGCAGGAGCCCGCCCCCGCATCCTCCTTGTCTGCTGTCTAA